From Pandoraea norimbergensis, the proteins below share one genomic window:
- the hslV gene encoding ATP-dependent protease subunit HslV produces MEQYHGTTIVSVRRGDQVALGGDGQVTLGNIVMKGTARKVRTVYDGKVMVGFAGATADAFSLLDRFEAKLQKHQGHLTRSAVELAKDWRTDRMLRRLEAMMIVADAETTLVITGNGDVLDPEGGVAAIGSGGSYAEAAARALVQNTDLSPAEIVKKALTIAGDMCIYTNQNHIIESLPQKAAK; encoded by the coding sequence ATGGAGCAATATCACGGCACCACCATCGTCTCCGTTCGGCGCGGCGATCAGGTCGCGCTCGGCGGCGACGGTCAGGTCACGCTCGGCAATATCGTGATGAAGGGCACCGCCCGCAAGGTGCGAACCGTTTATGACGGCAAGGTCATGGTCGGTTTCGCTGGCGCGACGGCGGATGCGTTCTCGCTGCTCGATCGTTTCGAGGCGAAGTTGCAGAAGCATCAGGGTCATCTGACGCGCTCGGCCGTCGAACTCGCCAAGGACTGGCGTACCGACCGCATGCTGCGCCGGCTCGAAGCGATGATGATCGTCGCCGATGCCGAGACCACGCTGGTGATCACCGGCAACGGCGACGTGCTCGATCCGGAAGGCGGCGTGGCCGCGATCGGTTCGGGTGGCTCGTACGCCGAGGCGGCGGCGCGTGCGCTCGTGCAGAACACGGATTTGTCGCCGGCCGAAATCGTGAAGAAGGCGCTCACGATTGCGGGCGACATGTGCATCTACACGAACCAGAACCACATCATCGAGTCGCTGCCGCAGAAGGCTGCGAAGTAA
- the hslU gene encoding ATP-dependent protease ATPase subunit HslU: MTHMTPSEIVSELDKHIIGQNKAKKAVAVALRNRWRRQQVADPLRQEITPKNILMIGPTGVGKTEIARRLAKLADAPFIKVEATKFTEVGYVGRDVDSIVRDLAEIAIKQTREAEMKKVRTTAEDRAEDRILDLLLPTGRESSRDIRFGSVSHEPEPSTEDNATRQTFRKRLREGALDDKEVELEVEIPAQGMEIMGPPGMEEMTEQIKGMFANLGNQRKKRQKLKIKDALKILTDEEASKMLNDEEVKQLALRNVEQNGIVFLDEIDKIATRSEVGGGDVSRQGVQRDLLPLVEGTTVSTKFGMIKTDHILFIASGAFHLAKPSDLIPELQGRFPIRVELDSLSVEDFESILTQTDASLVKQYQALLATEDVALEFAPDGIKRLAEIAFSVNERTENIGARRLYTVIEKLLEDVSYNAGKQANQVVTIDAAYVDASLGEVAQNEDLSRYVL, encoded by the coding sequence ATGACCCATATGACCCCCTCCGAGATCGTTTCCGAACTCGACAAACACATCATCGGCCAGAACAAGGCCAAGAAGGCTGTCGCGGTGGCATTGCGTAACCGCTGGCGTCGCCAGCAGGTGGCGGACCCGCTGCGTCAGGAAATCACCCCGAAGAACATTCTGATGATCGGGCCGACCGGCGTGGGCAAGACCGAGATCGCCCGTCGTCTGGCCAAGCTGGCCGACGCGCCGTTCATCAAGGTCGAAGCGACCAAGTTCACCGAAGTGGGCTATGTGGGCCGCGACGTGGACAGCATCGTGCGCGATCTGGCGGAAATTGCCATCAAGCAGACCCGCGAAGCCGAGATGAAGAAGGTGCGCACCACGGCCGAAGATCGTGCCGAAGACCGCATTCTCGATCTGCTGCTGCCGACGGGCCGCGAGTCCTCGCGTGACATCCGCTTCGGCTCGGTGTCGCATGAACCGGAACCCAGCACCGAAGATAACGCCACGCGTCAGACGTTCCGCAAGCGGTTGCGCGAAGGCGCGCTCGACGACAAGGAAGTCGAGCTTGAAGTCGAGATTCCGGCGCAGGGCATGGAGATCATGGGCCCGCCGGGCATGGAAGAAATGACCGAGCAGATCAAGGGCATGTTCGCGAACCTGGGCAACCAGCGCAAGAAGCGCCAGAAGCTCAAGATCAAGGACGCGCTCAAGATCCTGACCGACGAAGAAGCGTCGAAGATGCTCAACGACGAAGAGGTCAAGCAACTGGCACTGCGCAACGTCGAGCAGAACGGCATTGTGTTCCTCGACGAGATCGACAAGATCGCCACGCGCAGCGAAGTCGGCGGCGGCGATGTGTCGCGTCAGGGCGTGCAGCGCGACTTGCTGCCGCTGGTCGAAGGCACGACCGTGAGCACGAAGTTCGGCATGATCAAGACGGACCACATCCTGTTCATCGCGAGCGGAGCGTTCCATCTGGCCAAGCCGAGCGACCTGATTCCCGAGTTGCAAGGCCGCTTCCCGATCCGTGTCGAACTCGACTCGCTGTCCGTCGAAGACTTCGAATCGATTCTCACGCAGACCGATGCGAGCCTCGTGAAGCAATATCAGGCGCTGCTCGCGACCGAAGACGTGGCACTCGAATTCGCGCCGGACGGTATCAAGCGTCTCGCGGAGATCGCGTTCTCGGTCAACGAGCGCACCGAGAACATCGGCGCACGCCGTCTGTACACCGTGATCGAGAAGCTGCTGGAAGACGTCTCGTACAACGCCGGCAAGCAGGCGAATCAGGTCGTCACCATCGACGCGGCTTATGTGGACGCGTCGCTTGGCGAAGTCGCACAGAACGAAGACCTGTCGCGCTACGTGCTGTAA
- a CDS encoding response regulator transcription factor — protein MNASHFLLIDDDVVFAETLARALTRRGYDVQIAADGAAALLAARTRQFDLISVDLHLGHDSGLPLIAPLRALQPKARMLVLTGYASIATAVQAVKDGADNYLAKPANADTILASLRNDASETQADEAFENPSPLSVARLEWEHIQRVLAEHNGNISATARALNMHRRTLQRKLLKRPVKQ, from the coding sequence ATGAACGCCTCCCATTTTCTTCTCATCGACGACGACGTCGTTTTCGCCGAAACGCTGGCTCGCGCACTCACGCGCCGCGGATACGACGTGCAGATTGCCGCCGACGGCGCCGCCGCATTGCTCGCGGCACGCACGCGTCAGTTCGACCTGATTTCGGTCGACCTGCATCTGGGTCACGACTCGGGGTTGCCGCTCATCGCGCCGCTGCGCGCCCTGCAACCGAAGGCACGCATGTTGGTGCTGACGGGCTACGCGAGCATTGCGACGGCCGTGCAGGCCGTCAAAGACGGCGCCGACAACTATCTGGCCAAGCCCGCCAACGCCGACACCATCCTCGCGTCGTTGCGCAACGATGCCAGCGAGACGCAGGCCGACGAGGCCTTCGAAAACCCGTCGCCGCTGTCGGTGGCGCGCCTCGAATGGGAGCACATCCAGCGCGTGCTCGCCGAGCACAACGGCAATATCTCCGCGACCGCGCGCGCGCTGAACATGCATCGCCGTACGCTGCAACGCAAGCTGCTGAAGCGACCGGTCAAGCAGTAA
- a CDS encoding ATP-binding protein, with protein MTHFPIERTNVVQLFWLRCLAIVGQLATIGVAQLWLGVRLPLEPMLTIVALEVLFNVLTWIRARRGVERAKRRTDLDLMGQLLVDLAALTALLFFSGGATNPFVSLFLPGLAIAAAVLPWRNASQLALLSLVAYGALNFQYVPLDLADPGNLLRLHLAGMWVNFVVSVLVIAWFVSRMSRALRARDAQLARAEQRLLRDERMAALGAQAASVAHELGTPLSTMAVVVGELRSESVGNASLKPFEPDLQTLEQQIALCKSAIGHVQMRAAAPVRQALAEWLPAFTTQWRLRHPQVQFQLHVPPQLTARIEDTVQVGQILTILLDNAAYFSPSSVTLDVAVAPDDLRFTVCDEGPGMTAELRTRLGNSPVMSTHGGHGMGLYLAFASAQRLGGDIILTPNTPQGTRAELRLPMATFFFGSRSQT; from the coding sequence ATGACTCATTTCCCTATCGAGCGAACCAACGTCGTTCAGCTTTTCTGGCTGCGCTGTCTGGCCATCGTCGGCCAGTTGGCCACTATCGGTGTCGCCCAACTTTGGCTCGGCGTGCGTCTGCCGCTCGAACCGATGCTCACCATCGTGGCGCTCGAAGTGCTCTTCAACGTGCTCACCTGGATTCGGGCACGACGTGGTGTGGAGCGCGCCAAGCGGCGCACCGATCTCGATCTGATGGGGCAGTTGCTGGTCGATCTGGCGGCACTCACCGCCCTGTTGTTCTTCTCGGGCGGCGCCACCAATCCCTTCGTCTCGCTGTTCCTCCCCGGTCTCGCGATTGCCGCCGCCGTGCTGCCATGGCGTAACGCGTCGCAACTCGCGTTGCTCTCGCTCGTCGCTTACGGCGCGCTGAACTTCCAGTACGTGCCGCTCGATCTCGCCGACCCGGGCAACCTGCTGCGGCTTCACCTCGCGGGCATGTGGGTCAACTTCGTGGTGAGCGTGCTGGTGATTGCGTGGTTCGTGTCACGCATGTCGCGGGCGCTGCGTGCCCGCGATGCCCAACTGGCACGTGCCGAACAGCGCCTGCTGCGCGATGAGCGCATGGCCGCGCTAGGTGCGCAGGCCGCGAGTGTCGCTCACGAGCTCGGCACGCCGCTCTCCACCATGGCCGTCGTCGTCGGTGAGTTGCGCAGCGAGAGCGTGGGCAACGCCTCGCTCAAACCGTTCGAACCCGATTTGCAGACACTGGAACAACAGATTGCGCTGTGCAAAAGCGCCATCGGTCATGTGCAGATGCGCGCAGCGGCACCGGTGCGTCAGGCCCTCGCGGAATGGCTGCCGGCTTTCACCACGCAATGGCGCCTGCGTCACCCGCAGGTGCAGTTTCAGTTGCACGTGCCGCCGCAACTGACCGCGCGTATCGAAGACACCGTACAGGTCGGGCAGATCCTCACTATCCTGCTCGATAACGCCGCGTACTTCAGCCCGTCGTCGGTCACGCTCGATGTGGCAGTGGCCCCCGACGATCTGCGCTTTACCGTCTGCGACGAAGGCCCCGGCATGACTGCCGAACTGCGTACGCGGCTGGGCAACTCCCCCGTCATGAGCACACACGGCGGACACGGCATGGGCCTGTATCTCGCCTTTGCCAGTGCGCAACGTCTCGGCGGCGACATCATCCTCACCCCCAATACGCCGCAAGGCACGCGCGCCGAGCTGCGCCTGCCGATGGCCACCTTCTTCTTCGGCTCGCGGAGTCAGACATGA